The Deltaproteobacteria bacterium genomic interval TGCGATTCGCAAGTAGACGCTGATGGCCATCAGTGAACTCGCTACGCGTTCTCGTCGAATAGACTTTCCCAAGCGGATTACTAAGCAGATCCCTATTCCCAAAGTCCCTGTGGAGAGCGCTATCATGCGAATAGAGTAGGCGGGCGCGACTTACTCTGGCTAACGCGATTATGTGCTCATCGTCAGACTTGCACGCTCCGTCCGTGCCGAGTTGTTCCGCTACTCTATCCACTTTTTCGTCATCAATGTCTTTGATGTATCCCATGCGTTTGAGGTTCACAAACACATCACGAAGCCGCCAGCCTGCATCACCATATAGCTCTTTACGGAGCTTTGTGCCTCCGATCACAACAATACCCTTGCCCGATATGATCCACTGGAAAAACCTGGCATTTGCGTCGCTCGCATCCCGGGCATGACGTTTGAATACAAGATCCCTGACGTTCGCATCAACAATCGCACACATTCTCAAGCCCCAAGATACTTGACAGACTCGTCCATAAAGAACTGGCGATATCCTGAAGGAACATCAAGTAAGTTGCCGTCATCATCCACTCGCAACGAATGAAGCCGAACTCCAAGTCCAGTTCGCTCAAAATACACAATCGACACATCTTCGGGGACGAGATCAACGGTCTCGTCCCGAACTGACATACACACGCGGTCAATGATGAAGTCGCTATGAGTCTCAACGACAAGCTGTCGGCGGCGCTTCTTGCCGCTGGAAACAACGCGACAGAATAGACTGCCCAGAGCTGCTTCGGCACTCGGGTGCAGATGTACCTCAGGCTGCTGAAGAAGCATCATCCGCGGCCCGTCAGGTCGCAATAGTTCAGCTACTAGCGGCAACGTCTGGCTCACTCCATAGCCTACATCAGCAAGATTAAGTGGCGGACTCTGCGCTGGTATATCAGATGCACGAACCTCAATCTGGAACGGAGAACCAGCGGTCTTCCCCAAGTGACGTACGTTGAGTTCATGAAAGAGTCCTGCCTCGCGACCAAATTCCCCAAGTCGCGACTGTAGGCGTTCCCAAGCGCTAGCGTCCCGAAGCGACAACTGAGCAAGATACATGGGCACGTAATCTCCCTCAGCGTCAGGTGCCACACTCGCAGGATCGTATGTTCTCCGAGGATGTGACCTAGTGGGGGCGCCAGCGAAGGGCCTTGACGAGGCGGTGGAGCGACTATCGGACAGTTCAGAGAAGATCCGTCCGTGAATCAAGTCCATGATAGACTCCTGTTCCTCCTCCGTGATCAGCGGAGGATCTCTTTCCTTACTATCATCCTCTGCCGCTGATCTTTCCCTCCAAATGAGGTGGCTGACGAAATCGAACGGCGGCAGAGAATCAATGCCACCGTTCTGAGCAAAGAACCGGTCGATCTCGGGGTCCTCATATGCCCAAATGCCACTTGGCGTACCCAAGTCAAAACGAATATGATTGTTCCCATCTATGCTCTGTTCCACCCAGTAATCGCCGCGTGATATACGCCTTCGGGTGGGAACTGGTGCTCCCCATTTTGGGCCGAAGGTGACCTCAAGCCTTATGTCCGATACGCCGAATTCAGTCTCGCGAGTCAAGCGACTTGGTACGTCTGAGCCGATCTCAAATGCCGCCGAGAACATTTCAGCATTGCTATCTCTCGCGCCGCCATGATGAACAATCTCCTCGAAACTCCCCAAGTCGTAGGGTGGTTCCTTGAAGTCCGGCACGCGCTCAGCGTAGGAAATATCCCACAGCGCCCTAACCATTGCCGCAAGGGACGTCTTGCCGCTGCTGTTCTCGCCTACGAACAACGTAAGGGGCGCCAACTGAGCGGTTTGCTGCTCGCCGAAACATCGATAGTTCTGCACCGTGATGCTACGCATTGTGATGTTCTCCCGAGATCAGCCCGGTGTCGGTGGGCAGGCGTCGATTGGCGGTGTCCATTGAGCGGCGGTGGACAAGAGTCCCTCGTTCGCTTGGCGAGACTATTGCTAAGTTTAGCGGCGCCGCACTCCCGAAGGCATCGTGAGTGGAGGGCGCGCGTAGGGTACGGACATGGTGCAGAGAGTCCACACGGTCGCGCGTGATCTCCTCGCGGCCTTGCGAAGCGGTGAGATCTCGAGCCGTGAATTGCTGGAGCTGTTCCTGCGCCGGATCGAGGCCGCCGACCCCGCGCTCAACGCCGTCGTAACGCTGGATGCCGAGC includes:
- a CDS encoding AAA family ATPase; the protein is MRSITVQNYRCFGEQQTAQLAPLTLFVGENSSGKTSLAAMVRALWDISYAERVPDFKEPPYDLGSFEEIVHHGGARDSNAEMFSAAFEIGSDVPSRLTRETEFGVSDIRLEVTFGPKWGAPVPTRRRISRGDYWVEQSIDGNNHIRFDLGTPSGIWAYEDPEIDRFFAQNGGIDSLPPFDFVSHLIWRERSAAEDDSKERDPPLITEEEQESIMDLIHGRIFSELSDSRSTASSRPFAGAPTRSHPRRTYDPASVAPDAEGDYVPMYLAQLSLRDASAWERLQSRLGEFGREAGLFHELNVRHLGKTAGSPFQIEVRASDIPAQSPPLNLADVGYGVSQTLPLVAELLRPDGPRMMLLQQPEVHLHPSAEAALGSLFCRVVSSGKKRRRQLVVETHSDFIIDRVCMSVRDETVDLVPEDVSIVYFERTGLGVRLHSLRVDDDGNLLDVPSGYRQFFMDESVKYLGA